One segment of Fibrobacter sp. UWR3 DNA contains the following:
- a CDS encoding O-acetylhomoserine aminocarboxypropyltransferase/cysteine synthase family protein has product MSKIETLCVQGGWQPKNGEPRVLPIYQSTTFKYESSNAMADLFDLKASGYFYTRLQNPTNDAVASKIAAMEGGVAAMLTSSGQAANFFAVFNICEAGDHFISTSAIYGGTSNLFSVTMKKLGIECTFVDQDASDEEIEKAFRPNTKCFFGETVANPAGKILDLKRFADIAHKHGVPMIVDNTFPTPILCRPIEFGVDIVTHSTTKYMDGHAMAVGGCIVDSGNFDWEAHHDKFKGLTEPDPSYHGLAYTKAFGKGAFITKATAQLMRDLGSIQAPQNAFLLNVGLETLHLRMPRHCENALACAKFLQNHPKVAWVDYAGLEGNKYHELAKKQFKGGLPCGVLTFGIKGGREKSIQFMDNLKMICIVTHVADARSCVLHPASHTHRQLSDEQLIEAGVAPDLIRFSVGIENVEDIIADLTQALDKV; this is encoded by the coding sequence ATGTCCAAGATCGAAACTTTGTGCGTACAGGGCGGCTGGCAGCCGAAAAACGGCGAACCGCGCGTCCTCCCCATCTACCAGAGCACCACTTTCAAGTACGAGTCCAGCAACGCGATGGCCGACCTGTTCGACCTGAAGGCCAGCGGCTACTTCTACACGCGCCTGCAGAACCCGACCAACGATGCCGTGGCATCCAAGATTGCGGCCATGGAAGGCGGTGTGGCTGCCATGCTCACGAGTTCCGGTCAGGCGGCGAACTTCTTTGCCGTGTTCAACATCTGCGAGGCGGGCGACCACTTCATCAGCACCAGCGCCATCTACGGCGGTACGAGCAACCTCTTCAGCGTTACCATGAAGAAGCTCGGCATCGAATGCACGTTCGTTGACCAGGACGCTAGCGACGAGGAAATCGAGAAGGCCTTCCGCCCGAACACCAAGTGCTTCTTCGGCGAAACGGTGGCTAACCCGGCCGGCAAGATTTTGGACCTCAAGCGCTTCGCCGACATCGCCCACAAGCACGGCGTGCCGATGATTGTGGACAACACGTTCCCGACTCCGATTCTCTGCCGCCCGATCGAATTCGGCGTTGACATCGTGACGCATTCCACCACCAAGTACATGGACGGTCATGCGATGGCTGTGGGTGGCTGCATCGTGGATAGCGGAAACTTTGACTGGGAAGCCCATCACGACAAGTTCAAGGGCTTAACCGAACCGGACCCGAGCTACCACGGCCTTGCCTACACGAAGGCTTTCGGCAAGGGCGCCTTCATCACGAAGGCTACGGCCCAGCTCATGCGCGACCTCGGCAGCATCCAGGCTCCGCAGAACGCGTTCCTCCTGAACGTTGGCCTTGAAACGCTTCACCTGCGCATGCCGCGCCACTGCGAGAACGCTCTCGCCTGCGCAAAGTTCCTGCAGAACCACCCGAAGGTGGCCTGGGTGGACTACGCGGGCCTCGAGGGCAACAAGTACCACGAACTCGCGAAGAAGCAGTTCAAGGGCGGGCTCCCGTGCGGCGTTCTCACCTTCGGTATCAAGGGTGGCCGTGAAAAGAGCATCCAGTTCATGGACAACCTCAAGATGATTTGCATCGTGACCCACGTGGCCGACGCCCGCAGCTGCGTGCTGCATCCGGCAAGCCACACGCACCGCCAGCTCAGCGACGAACAGCTCATCGAAGCAGGCGTCGCGCCTGACCTGATCCGCTTCAGCGTGGGCATCGAGAACGTCGAAGACATCATCGCGGACCTCACGCAGGCCCTCGACAAGGTGTAA
- a CDS encoding DNA alkylation repair protein produces MTYAELVKRLLAEQDLKYRDFHASLLPNIDKKTIIGVRVPTMRKIAKEFAAAGSAAAKTVPADVARFLDKLPHKYFEENQVHLLVVERIKDTDECLRRIEQFLPYIDNWAVCDGKSPKALLRDEARFLARIKAWLKSREPYTVRFGVNMLMNFFLDERFDKKHLEMVAAIDENLFDDSDTGAAGGKVRATDRYYVQMVIAWYFATALAKQWNATFPYIKNRRLSPWIHAKTIQKACESYRITDEQKKILRALK; encoded by the coding sequence ATGACCTACGCCGAACTTGTAAAGCGCCTCTTGGCCGAACAGGACCTGAAGTACCGCGACTTTCACGCGTCGCTCCTGCCGAATATCGACAAGAAGACGATTATCGGCGTGCGCGTGCCCACGATGAGGAAGATCGCGAAGGAGTTCGCGGCGGCTGGTTCCGCGGCTGCAAAAACCGTGCCGGCCGATGTCGCGCGCTTCCTGGACAAGCTCCCGCACAAGTATTTCGAAGAAAACCAGGTACACCTCCTTGTGGTCGAGCGCATCAAGGATACGGACGAGTGCCTGCGCCGTATCGAGCAGTTTTTGCCGTACATAGACAACTGGGCGGTTTGCGACGGCAAGTCTCCGAAGGCGCTGCTCAGGGACGAGGCTCGTTTTTTGGCCCGCATCAAGGCGTGGCTCAAGTCGCGCGAGCCTTACACGGTGCGCTTCGGCGTGAACATGCTGATGAACTTTTTCTTGGACGAACGTTTCGACAAGAAGCACCTGGAAATGGTCGCCGCGATTGACGAGAACCTGTTCGACGATTCCGATACCGGCGCCGCGGGCGGTAAGGTTCGTGCCACCGACCGCTACTATGTGCAGATGGTAATCGCCTGGTACTTCGCGACCGCGCTCGCCAAGCAGTGGAACGCGACCTTCCCCTATATTAAGAACCGCAGGCTTTCGCCCTGGATTCACGCGAAGACTATCCAGAAGGCCTGCGAGAGCTACCGCATTACCGACGAGCAGAAAAAGATACTGCGCGCCCTGAAGTAG
- a CDS encoding co-chaperone GroES family protein, which yields MMDSLKNVAVIGDRVLIKPLEASNRTGSGLYLPPSVKDHDAVHAGLVMRVGPGYPIPANRDPDSIFTGENNEQVNYVPLQVHEGDEALYLHASGTEIEINGEKYVIVGQNAILLVLRNEIPDSIDNL from the coding sequence ATGATGGATTCTTTGAAAAATGTTGCCGTAATTGGCGACCGCGTATTGATAAAGCCTCTCGAAGCGTCGAACCGTACGGGCAGCGGGCTGTACCTGCCGCCGAGTGTAAAGGACCACGATGCCGTGCATGCGGGGCTCGTGATGCGCGTTGGCCCGGGTTACCCGATTCCTGCAAACCGCGACCCGGATTCCATCTTTACCGGCGAGAACAACGAGCAGGTGAACTACGTGCCCCTGCAGGTGCACGAGGGCGACGAGGCCCTGTACCTGCACGCAAGCGGAACCGAGATAGAGATAAACGGCGAGAAGTACGTTATCGTGGGGCAGAACGCGATTCTGCTCGTGCTCCGTAACGAGATTCCCGACAGTATCGACAACCTCTAG
- a CDS encoding tetraacyldisaccharide 4'-kinase, translating to MLFRLILLALAGIYYIAYKVHHRFCLRQGSPLGHARLIVVGSFLAGGAGKTPFVAWLAQFISENDAAGNDGNSSAAGKEGAAPRIAILCHDRAQDEAAMLRQKFAGMPQVHVIATPNRYRTAHALDSDYDFIICDDGFEDSRLSGAITIRLDRAGTPQRIADLVPAGKNRSLPRDHEEPAVTLGQGDIRFRIGRIANAGNEPCPAGPVAICGIGDPERFRQDLASYGIEPAGFIARPDHDRRFEQTIMKFLAQGASLVMTEKDFARLPEKWRLHPNVFVAYQEIEVSAPAAEAIRAYCGLGA from the coding sequence ATGCTTTTTCGCCTGATACTCCTCGCCCTTGCAGGCATCTACTACATTGCGTACAAAGTGCATCACCGCTTTTGCCTACGGCAGGGCAGCCCCCTCGGGCATGCGCGCCTGATTGTCGTCGGGAGCTTCCTTGCGGGCGGCGCGGGCAAGACCCCGTTTGTCGCATGGCTCGCGCAGTTTATTTCCGAGAACGATGCCGCAGGCAATGACGGCAACAGTTCTGCCGCGGGTAAAGAAGGCGCCGCGCCCCGAATCGCCATCCTGTGCCACGACCGCGCGCAAGACGAAGCCGCAATGCTCCGGCAGAAATTCGCGGGCATGCCGCAGGTACACGTAATCGCGACCCCTAACCGCTACCGCACCGCACACGCGCTCGATAGCGATTACGACTTCATCATCTGCGACGACGGGTTCGAGGACTCGCGGCTTTCGGGCGCCATCACCATCCGGCTAGACCGCGCAGGCACCCCGCAGCGGATTGCGGACCTCGTGCCCGCCGGCAAGAACCGCAGCCTCCCCCGCGACCACGAAGAGCCCGCAGTCACCCTCGGGCAAGGCGACATCCGGTTCCGTATCGGGCGCATCGCCAACGCGGGCAACGAGCCCTGCCCCGCGGGCCCCGTCGCCATCTGCGGCATAGGCGACCCGGAGCGTTTCCGGCAAGACCTCGCCTCCTATGGCATTGAACCCGCGGGTTTCATCGCCCGCCCCGACCACGACCGCCGTTTTGAACAAACTATCATGAAGTTCCTGGCCCAGGGGGCATCGCTCGTGATGACAGAAAAGGACTTCGCGCGGCTCCCCGAAAAGTGGCGCCTGCACCCGAACGTGTTTGTCGCCTACCAGGAAATCGAGGTTTCCGCCCCCGCGGCGGAAGCCATTAGGGCCTATTGCGGGCTCGGCGCCTAA
- a CDS encoding LTA synthase family protein: MGYIVAGIPFGIAFALIGCKKFETTPQKNTTYTFIWFFIACFLSTQVSQSFADTHIGLVIIAHWRNFIAELLMLATFPLLLLAITLKPRLSFAVGIIPFLLLSLANYYIFKFRGNEFTPMDFLAIGIAKNVAGNYNFGWTFNPTCGLFSYLLILHMGFCLKPAQFNKRKLVRIVSAILCVAAAGISIARLPSVYVMSWEKMGSTHNGFLVNFFAQIVTTLKQVPEGYSYEITEKIAERYAAHPTDSAAGTVPASTTSADSTRADSTAERPSIIVIMDEAYADISTLNPEFGDTLFYKTLHKNAVKGLALSSVYGGGTANSEYEFLTGNSMAFFNHGISVYQMYIKAPAYSMATYLRGLGYETIATHPFHRQGWSRETIWPLLGFETTTFLEDYPQKKMLRGYVSDQEMFEYIIDKFKHKKKPLFLYGVTMQNHSGYIPDGKSQKLQVSLKQYPGYPDAELYTGLIRESDKALKYLLHYFEQVKEKVVIVFYGDHFPGLNKHFYIDLYGKNFATLKDRQKLYKVPFFVWTNYESKSVDVPLTSLNYLGNYVYKVAGIGLPAYNRFLSDMQQQIPAMNSWGFYSTEHHKFLNYNYASGKEKEMLQEYRFLQHNSIFDNKRNKVFF, encoded by the coding sequence ATGGGCTATATCGTGGCAGGCATCCCCTTCGGCATCGCCTTTGCCCTCATCGGCTGCAAAAAATTCGAAACGACCCCGCAAAAGAACACTACCTACACCTTCATCTGGTTTTTCATAGCCTGCTTCCTTTCTACCCAGGTCTCGCAGAGTTTTGCCGACACGCACATCGGGCTCGTCATTATTGCGCACTGGAGGAACTTTATAGCAGAACTCCTGATGCTTGCTACATTCCCGCTGCTCCTGCTGGCCATCACGCTAAAGCCGAGACTTTCATTTGCCGTAGGCATCATTCCGTTTTTGCTCCTTTCCCTTGCGAACTACTACATTTTCAAATTCCGCGGGAACGAGTTCACCCCCATGGATTTCTTGGCCATCGGGATTGCAAAAAACGTCGCTGGCAACTACAATTTCGGCTGGACATTCAACCCCACCTGCGGGCTGTTCTCGTACCTGCTTATTTTGCACATGGGCTTCTGCCTCAAGCCCGCACAATTCAACAAGCGAAAGCTTGTACGCATTGTTTCTGCCATCTTGTGTGTGGCGGCGGCAGGCATTTCCATCGCGAGGCTCCCCTCCGTCTACGTGATGAGCTGGGAAAAGATGGGCTCGACCCACAACGGGTTCCTGGTCAACTTCTTCGCGCAGATTGTCACCACCCTCAAGCAGGTTCCGGAAGGGTATTCCTACGAGATAACAGAAAAAATCGCCGAGCGCTACGCCGCACATCCCACCGACTCTGCCGCCGGCACAGTTCCCGCTAGCACAACTTCCGCCGACTCTACACGCGCCGACTCCACTGCGGAGCGCCCCTCCATCATCGTCATCATGGACGAAGCCTATGCCGACATCAGCACATTGAACCCGGAATTCGGCGACACGCTTTTCTACAAGACGCTCCACAAGAACGCCGTCAAAGGGCTCGCGCTTTCGTCCGTCTATGGCGGCGGCACGGCCAACTCCGAATACGAATTCCTGACGGGCAATTCCATGGCGTTCTTCAACCACGGCATATCCGTCTACCAGATGTACATAAAGGCGCCCGCCTACTCCATGGCCACCTACCTCAGGGGGCTCGGCTACGAGACCATCGCCACGCACCCGTTCCATAGGCAGGGCTGGTCCAGAGAAACCATCTGGCCGCTTCTCGGTTTCGAAACTACCACCTTCCTGGAAGATTACCCGCAAAAGAAAATGCTCCGCGGCTACGTGAGCGACCAGGAGATGTTCGAATACATCATCGACAAATTCAAGCACAAGAAAAAGCCGTTGTTCCTTTACGGCGTCACCATGCAGAACCACAGCGGCTACATTCCCGACGGGAAAAGCCAAAAGCTCCAGGTCTCGCTAAAGCAATACCCAGGATACCCCGACGCAGAACTCTACACAGGCCTCATCCGCGAATCCGACAAGGCGCTAAAATACCTGCTGCACTATTTTGAACAAGTTAAAGAGAAAGTCGTCATTGTATTCTATGGCGACCACTTCCCGGGGCTAAACAAACATTTCTACATAGACCTCTACGGCAAAAATTTCGCAACCCTGAAGGACCGTCAAAAGTTGTACAAAGTACCCTTCTTCGTGTGGACAAACTACGAATCAAAATCCGTAGACGTACCCCTGACAAGCCTCAACTACCTGGGCAACTATGTGTACAAGGTCGCAGGCATTGGGCTACCCGCCTACAACAGGTTCCTGAGCGACATGCAGCAGCAAATCCCCGCCATGAACTCCTGGGGATTCTATTCCACAGAACACCACAAGTTCCTCAACTACAACTACGCCAGCGGCAAAGAAAAAGAAATGCTGCAAGAATATAGATTCCTGCAGCACAATTCCATCTTCGACAACAAGCGGAACAAAGTGTTCTTTTAG
- a CDS encoding Fur family transcriptional regulator produces the protein MSSSAVTLQEHRIRPSAQRVQILDYIKSVHSHPSVDTIYKALLPENPGLSRTTVYNTLELFAKHGLILSLDFGEGYLRYDGEIKPQTHFKCEKCGAVSDIFTIPENCEKMLPKGSSLSAVSLYLYGKCAACNK, from the coding sequence GTGAGTTCTTCGGCAGTCACCTTACAGGAACACAGGATTCGCCCGTCGGCACAGCGGGTGCAAATCCTCGACTACATCAAGAGCGTACACAGCCACCCCTCGGTCGACACCATCTACAAGGCGCTGCTGCCCGAAAACCCCGGACTCTCGCGCACCACCGTGTACAACACGCTCGAACTCTTCGCGAAGCACGGGCTCATCCTCTCGCTCGATTTCGGGGAAGGCTACCTGAGATACGACGGCGAAATCAAGCCGCAAACGCACTTCAAGTGCGAAAAGTGCGGTGCGGTGAGCGACATCTTCACCATTCCCGAGAACTGCGAGAAGATGCTCCCCAAGGGATCCTCCCTGAGCGCCGTCTCGCTGTACCTGTACGGGAAGTGCGCCGCCTGCAACAAGTAA
- a CDS encoding FISUMP domain-containing protein: MNLKKFSTATAALAFGIALVACDDSSSGPSPEPGSSESLGPSDVTPMSSDDETSVSSSSAAAPASSAAKECFKDGMASITVRNMERKNITCPNTMTIYDYDLQILYKCVGDALIETDMAPCGDASSVTPQSSSSSKIPEPVEGSSSGSLVEYGTLTDSRDGKNYKTVVIGGKTWMAENLNFDNSATATGSIDSSFCYDGIPANCEKYGRLYQEYAATAVCPEGWRLPTASDWRDLTTTAKSEFGDNNGSLRAVGEWENTIFGDNVTATNASGFSALPAGYRAKTGECDGEGTKAYFWGEDNMNHYAWILSNQYDMEKESMQRGYFAYAVRCVKD, translated from the coding sequence ATGAATCTCAAGAAGTTTTCTACAGCCACTGCGGCACTTGCTTTCGGGATTGCGCTTGTCGCATGCGACGACAGTTCCAGCGGACCTTCGCCCGAGCCGGGTTCCAGCGAGTCCCTGGGCCCTTCCGATGTCACACCGATGTCGAGCGATGACGAGACAAGTGTGTCCAGCAGCAGTGCCGCGGCGCCCGCAAGTTCTGCCGCGAAGGAATGCTTCAAGGATGGCATGGCAAGCATTACCGTACGCAACATGGAACGCAAGAATATTACGTGCCCGAACACCATGACGATATACGATTACGACTTGCAGATTCTCTACAAGTGCGTAGGCGATGCGCTTATCGAGACCGACATGGCGCCCTGCGGCGATGCCTCTTCCGTCACACCGCAGTCGAGCAGTTCCTCAAAGATCCCTGAGCCTGTCGAAGGGTCCAGTAGCGGTTCCCTTGTGGAATACGGCACGCTCACTGATTCCCGCGACGGCAAGAACTACAAGACTGTCGTTATCGGCGGCAAGACCTGGATGGCCGAGAACCTGAACTTTGACAACAGTGCTACTGCCACAGGTTCCATCGATTCCAGCTTCTGCTACGACGGTATTCCCGCGAACTGCGAAAAGTATGGCCGCCTCTACCAGGAATACGCCGCGACGGCCGTGTGCCCCGAGGGTTGGCGCCTCCCCACCGCAAGCGACTGGCGCGACCTGACCACTACGGCGAAGAGCGAGTTCGGCGACAACAACGGCTCCCTGCGCGCCGTGGGCGAGTGGGAAAATACGATTTTTGGAGACAACGTAACAGCCACGAACGCAAGCGGGTTCTCCGCTCTCCCGGCAGGTTACCGCGCCAAGACGGGCGAATGCGACGGCGAGGGCACCAAGGCCTATTTCTGGGGCGAAGACAACATGAATCACTACGCCTGGATACTCTCGAATCAGTACGACATGGAGAAGGAATCCATGCAGCGCGGGTACTTCGCCTACGCCGTGCGTTGCGTCAAGGACTAG
- a CDS encoding DMT family transporter, which yields MTPARNNMALWHILAIATIAFWGTSFVSTKVLLNHGFTAVQIFTLRFAVTYLILLAASHKKFRCQNWKHEIILFICGITGCTLYFWAENTALSLSPSSNVSLIVCTNPLLTMIFGGILYKAERLGKRQVVGCLITFVGMVLVVLNGKFILKLSPVGDMLAFTSSVMWAIYSLVVRQFNGVYSTLFITRKMFFYGALMSLPALFFEAGGDIHKTFDIPWQNFAEPVVSFNFVCLTVFSSLLGYLAWNKVLKQLGTVLASNYIYAIPLVTIITAVIALGERITPVAIAGAVAIVAGMVMAEMKRGS from the coding sequence ATGACACCCGCGCGCAACAACATGGCCCTCTGGCATATCCTCGCCATCGCGACGATTGCGTTCTGGGGCACGAGTTTCGTAAGCACGAAGGTGCTCCTGAATCACGGCTTTACCGCAGTACAGATTTTTACGCTGCGGTTCGCAGTCACCTACCTTATCTTGCTCGCGGCATCCCACAAGAAGTTCCGCTGCCAAAACTGGAAGCACGAAATCATCCTGTTCATCTGCGGTATCACGGGCTGTACGCTCTACTTCTGGGCCGAGAACACGGCGCTCTCGCTTTCGCCCAGCAGCAACGTCTCGCTCATCGTCTGCACGAACCCGCTGCTCACCATGATTTTCGGGGGCATCCTGTACAAGGCGGAGCGCCTCGGCAAGCGGCAGGTTGTCGGGTGCCTGATTACGTTTGTCGGGATGGTGCTCGTGGTGCTGAACGGCAAGTTCATCCTGAAGCTTTCGCCCGTAGGCGACATGCTCGCGTTCACCTCGTCCGTCATGTGGGCCATCTATTCGCTGGTCGTGCGCCAGTTCAACGGCGTGTATTCTACTTTGTTCATAACCCGCAAGATGTTCTTTTACGGGGCGCTCATGTCGCTGCCCGCGCTATTCTTCGAGGCAGGTGGCGATATCCACAAAACGTTCGATATCCCGTGGCAAAATTTCGCGGAACCGGTCGTATCGTTCAACTTCGTCTGCCTCACGGTTTTCTCGTCGCTGCTCGGCTACCTCGCATGGAACAAGGTGCTGAAGCAGCTCGGCACGGTGCTCGCGAGCAACTACATCTACGCCATCCCGCTCGTCACCATCATTACGGCGGTCATCGCCCTCGGGGAACGCATCACGCCTGTCGCCATCGCGGGTGCGGTAGCGATTGTCGCGGGCATGGTCATGGCCGAGATGAAACGCGGTTCCTAG
- the aroC gene encoding chorismate synthase translates to MSSTFGKIFSVTTWGESHGQAVGAVLDGCPAGLPLCEADIQAFLDRRRPGQGKLTTARDEKDQVRILSGVFEGKTTGTPISFAVFNEDQRSGDYSEIAKWYRPGHADLCYDLKYGFRDYRGGGRSSARETIGRVCAGAVAQKFLAQVAGTEFLAWVDSVGTIECGKFDTGTLTREKIEASPVRCPVETFSEKMEQEILAAKKDGDSVGGTVKLLVRNVPATLGEPVFDRLDALLAQAMLSIPACKGFEIGSGFAGTRMRGSEHNDEIYFEDGKFRTRTNNAGGCVGGISNGADIECRLAFKPTATISQSQKTASRDGENGELAAKGRHDPCVAVRAPVIVESMAALVLADLYLQQKRNCL, encoded by the coding sequence ATGTCTAGCACTTTTGGCAAAATTTTTTCCGTTACCACATGGGGCGAATCCCACGGACAGGCAGTCGGTGCCGTCCTGGACGGCTGCCCCGCAGGCCTCCCCCTTTGCGAAGCCGACATCCAGGCGTTCCTGGACCGCAGGCGACCCGGACAGGGCAAGCTGACCACCGCCCGCGACGAGAAGGACCAGGTCCGCATCCTGAGCGGTGTCTTCGAGGGCAAGACGACCGGCACCCCGATATCGTTCGCGGTGTTCAACGAGGACCAGAGAAGCGGAGACTATTCCGAAATCGCCAAGTGGTACAGGCCGGGGCACGCAGACCTCTGCTACGACCTCAAGTACGGGTTCCGCGACTACCGCGGGGGCGGACGCAGTTCCGCACGCGAGACCATCGGTCGCGTATGTGCGGGAGCGGTGGCCCAGAAGTTTTTGGCCCAGGTGGCAGGCACGGAGTTCCTCGCCTGGGTGGATTCCGTAGGCACGATTGAATGCGGCAAATTCGATACCGGCACGCTCACGCGCGAAAAGATAGAGGCATCCCCGGTACGCTGCCCGGTAGAAACGTTCAGCGAGAAGATGGAACAGGAAATCCTCGCCGCGAAGAAGGACGGGGACAGTGTAGGCGGCACGGTGAAACTGCTCGTGAGGAACGTACCCGCGACGCTCGGCGAACCCGTGTTCGACAGGCTCGACGCACTGCTTGCGCAGGCGATGCTCAGCATCCCGGCATGCAAGGGATTCGAGATCGGGAGCGGCTTTGCCGGAACGAGAATGCGCGGCAGCGAGCACAACGACGAGATTTACTTTGAAGACGGCAAGTTCCGCACACGCACGAACAATGCGGGCGGCTGCGTGGGCGGAATCAGCAACGGCGCCGATATCGAATGCAGGCTCGCGTTCAAGCCGACGGCGACGATTTCGCAGTCGCAGAAGACGGCCAGCAGGGATGGCGAAAACGGCGAACTCGCCGCCAAGGGCCGGCACGACCCTTGCGTCGCCGTACGCGCTCCCGTAATTGTCGAGAGCATGGCCGCGCTCGTGCTTGCAGACCTGTACCTGCAGCAGAAGCGCAACTGCCTGTAA
- a CDS encoding TrkH family potassium uptake protein translates to MLRSKYQAFADTTSENVFKPKRQANPITLVVLGYLMLITVGAVLLRLPVSTREPIDFLQALFTATSAVCVTGLSVIDISSTFSTFGNWVLIVLMQLGGLGIMTVSTVLILLAGMHPGFNHQSVLLADFTQEGNVDAKRILMAVLPFTFILEAIGGVLYFTQFGDMELSDRIFCSLFQAVSSFCNVGFTLFPDSLVRFQLNPVMNITTCILALAGAFGFLAITELQYAFDFKERKFRKISLHTRVATFCTFVIIGVSIVAFMITEWGNTLNGLSFFDKLQTTFFMAFTSRTAGLNTVDTPALCASSLFFFAIIMFIGANPGSCGGGIKVTTAAVIGLLGFNRLLGREKTQVMNRTIPETTVDKAVRIFVVAIVVIALATMVLLITEIPAGTGFNENGSPFLKILFEVISAYSTCGLSMGLTGELSTVGQIVICCVMFIGRMGPLFLISAVAGRVQNTTWYAEEDIMVG, encoded by the coding sequence ATGCTTCGTTCCAAGTATCAAGCATTCGCCGATACGACGTCCGAGAACGTCTTCAAGCCGAAGAGGCAGGCCAACCCGATTACCCTGGTGGTTCTCGGCTACCTGATGCTCATAACCGTGGGCGCGGTGCTCCTGCGCCTGCCGGTCTCGACACGCGAACCCATTGACTTCCTCCAGGCGCTCTTCACGGCCACATCCGCAGTGTGCGTGACCGGCCTTTCCGTCATCGACATCAGCAGCACCTTCTCGACATTCGGCAACTGGGTGCTCATCGTCCTCATGCAGCTGGGCGGCCTCGGTATCATGACCGTATCTACCGTGCTCATATTGCTTGCAGGCATGCATCCGGGCTTTAACCACCAGTCAGTGCTGCTCGCCGACTTCACGCAGGAGGGCAACGTCGATGCCAAGCGCATCCTCATGGCCGTCCTCCCCTTCACGTTCATACTGGAAGCCATCGGCGGCGTACTCTACTTTACGCAGTTTGGCGACATGGAACTCTCCGACCGCATCTTCTGCTCGCTGTTCCAAGCGGTAAGTTCGTTCTGTAACGTCGGTTTCACGCTGTTCCCCGACTCACTCGTGCGGTTCCAGCTGAACCCGGTCATGAACATCACCACCTGCATACTCGCGCTGGCCGGCGCCTTCGGGTTCCTCGCCATCACCGAACTGCAGTACGCCTTCGACTTCAAGGAACGCAAGTTCCGCAAGATATCGCTCCATACCCGCGTCGCCACGTTCTGCACGTTCGTCATCATTGGGGTAAGCATCGTCGCCTTCATGATAACCGAATGGGGCAACACGCTCAACGGCCTAAGCTTTTTCGATAAGCTCCAGACGACGTTCTTCATGGCCTTCACGAGCCGTACTGCGGGCCTCAACACCGTAGACACCCCGGCACTGTGCGCCTCCTCGCTGTTCTTCTTCGCCATCATCATGTTCATCGGGGCAAACCCCGGAAGCTGCGGTGGCGGCATCAAGGTCACCACGGCGGCGGTCATCGGGCTGCTCGGGTTCAACCGCCTGCTCGGGCGCGAAAAGACCCAGGTCATGAATCGCACCATTCCCGAAACCACGGTCGACAAGGCCGTGCGAATCTTCGTGGTGGCAATCGTGGTCATCGCGCTCGCGACGATGGTCCTCCTCATTACCGAAATCCCGGCGGGTACCGGGTTCAACGAGAACGGCTCCCCCTTCCTCAAGATTCTCTTCGAGGTCATCAGCGCCTACAGCACCTGCGGGCTCTCGATGGGGCTTACCGGCGAACTTTCCACCGTGGGCCAAATTGTAATCTGCTGCGTGATGTTTATCGGCCGTATGGGTCCGCTTTTCCTGATTTCCGCGGTCGCGGGCAGGGTGCAGAACACCACCTGGTACGCCGAAGAAGACATCATGGTAGGCTAA
- a CDS encoding TrkA family potassium uptake protein, whose product MASKQYIIIGLGNSAIFLARHLTSLGHDVLVVDNHPEKVQDISSIVSQAMVADSTRKKQLASIPLQKADCVIVCIGENLEASLLTVLNLKELGVKHIIAKSSSAAHSSILEKLGVSDIFHPERDSAIALAERLNRPNMLDFLPFMEGFSIVEVVCPKDFIGKTLKDLNITHKYGVQVIAIRDPQEPTPKIGNLADIVLQEDDVLFLIGPNEAVDKFKS is encoded by the coding sequence ATGGCATCTAAACAGTACATCATCATCGGCCTCGGAAACTCGGCTATCTTTTTGGCGCGTCACCTGACGAGCCTCGGGCACGACGTGCTCGTGGTCGACAACCACCCCGAGAAGGTGCAGGACATCTCGAGCATCGTATCTCAGGCGATGGTCGCCGACTCTACCCGCAAAAAGCAACTCGCGAGCATCCCGCTCCAGAAGGCGGACTGCGTTATCGTCTGTATCGGCGAGAACCTCGAGGCGAGCCTGCTTACCGTACTGAACCTGAAAGAACTCGGCGTGAAGCACATCATCGCGAAGTCGAGTAGCGCCGCACACTCGAGCATTCTCGAGAAACTCGGCGTCTCCGACATCTTCCACCCGGAACGCGACAGCGCCATCGCGCTTGCCGAGCGCCTGAACCGCCCGAACATGCTCGACTTCCTCCCGTTCATGGAAGGCTTCAGCATCGTCGAGGTGGTATGCCCCAAGGACTTCATCGGAAAGACGCTCAAGGACCTGAACATCACCCACAAGTACGGCGTGCAGGTCATCGCCATCCGCGACCCGCAGGAACCGACCCCCAAGATCGGTAACCTCGCCGACATCGTGCTGCAAGAGGACGACGTTCTCTTCCTCATCGGCCCGAACGAGGCGGTGGACAAGTTCAAGAGCTAG